The Burkholderia sp. PAMC 26561 genome includes the window CGATCTCACCGGCAATGATCACGAAGACCATGCCGCATGCAAGCATGCCGGTAATCGACATCTGCCTGAGGAGGTTCGACAGGTTTCGCGGCGTGACGAACGCGCCATCGGTCAGGAATGAAAAGAAGATCCAGATGACCGCAACCGCAAGCAGCAGCGCAAGCAGCTTATAGCGCGTGAACACTTGCCTGAAGCGTTGACCGGAACTCGTGCGCACATTACCGGCTGTGCTGCGCTTTGGGGACGAAGTCACGTCAGGTGTCATGCGACGCTCGCTTGGATAGGGGTTGCCTGGGATGGCGCGCCAATGGCTGCAGCCAGGATATGTTCTTGCGTCAGTCCTTCGTTGATGAAATCGCCGCGCAGTTCGCCTTCGCCTATCACGAGCACGCGGTCGCTGACACCAAGTACTTCATTGAGCTCCGATGATACGACGATGATCGATACCCCTCGCCGTGCCAGCGCAAACATCAGCTTGTAGATCTCGAACTTGGCGCCGACATCCACACCGCGAGTGGGTTCATCGAGGATCAGGATGGCGGGGTTCGTCAGCAGCATCTTGGTCAGCACGGCCTTCTGCTGGTTGCCGCCCGACAAGTTCGCAATTGACAACATGGGCGTCGCGGCGCGAACCGACAACCGCTTCATCTCGGTGTGAATGGTGTCGAGTTCCGCAGCGGAATCGATACGGCCGCCCTTTGCGAAGCGTGTGAGGACAGCCAACGTGATGTTATGACCCACCCCGAGTTGCGGCACGATGCCATGGCGCTTCCGGTCTTCCGGCACCATCCCGATACCGGCATTGATGGCATCGGCGGGCGTCCTGATCTTCAGTTTCTTGCCATTCAGATAAACATCCGCCTCGCTCACCCCGGGATACGCGCCGAAGATGGCCTGCATCAGTTCGGTCCGCCCCGCACCCACCAGCCCTGCCACGCCGAGAATCTCGCCTTTGCGCAGCGAGAAAGAAACATTGTCCACGCGCTTTCGCTGCGCATTGGTGACGTCGAGACACGTTACGTTCCTGGCCTCGAAAATCACCTCGCCAATCTCATGCGGCTCCCGTGGAAACAGATTCTTGATTTCGCGGCCCACCATCATCGCAATAATGGCGTCCGTGCCCAAACCCTTCATGGGCTGCGTGGCGACGTGCTTGCCATCGCGGATCACAGTGACTGTGTCGCATACGGCTTCGACTTCATCGAGCTTGTGCGAGATATAGACGCACGCGACGCCTCGCTTCTTCAGATCGCGCACTATATCGAGCAGGATACTGATCTCGCTTGCCGTCAATGACGACGATGGTTCATCCAGAATCAGCAGCTTCGCGCGTTTGTTCAAGGCCTTCGCAATCTCGATCAGTTGCTGATGACCACCGCCGTAGTTCATCACAGGCTGCGCGACGTTGATGCCGCTGATGTTGAGGCCGCGCAGCAATTCGTCCGCGCGCTGATACATCGCGGCATAGTTCATCCGGCCGCCGCTCAGCGTGATTTCATTGCCGAGGAAGATGTTTTCCGCGACGGACAATTGCGGCACGAGCATCAGTTCCTGGTGGATGATGACAATGCCGGCGTTCTCGGTATCGCGGATGTTCATCGCACGTAAAGGCTCACCTTCCCAAAGGATCTCGCCATCCCATGTTCCATGCGGATAGACGCCTGAGAGGACCTTCATCAGCGTCGACTTGCCCGCGCCATTTTCGCCGCACAAGCCGACGCATTCACCGGGCGCCACCACCAGGTCGATACCGTCGAGCGCCTTCACCCCGCCAAACGTCTTGACGATGCCGTGCATTTCCAGCAGCGCATTTGCCATGCATATGTCCCTGACGTGATTGCGCGTGAAGGCCGCTATAGAAGCGCTCTTCAGACCCTCACGCGCCGCTCATCCATGCACCAAGTGTCAATTGCCAGCCAGTTGCGACTGGGTATAGAAACCGTCCTTGATGACGGTATCGACATTGGCCTTCGTCAGGAGCGTCGGCTGCAGCAACACGGTATCGACCTGCTTCTTGCCGTTGTCGTACTTGGCGTTGAAGGCAGGCGGCTGTCCTTTCGCCAGATCGACAGCGAGCTTGGCTGCGTCGCCCGCAATCAGCTTGAGCGGCTTGTACACCGTCATGGTCTGCGTGCCGTCAACGAGGCGCTTGACTGCGGCCAGGTCTGCGTCCTGGCCCGAAATGGGCACCTTGCCCGCCAGTTTCTGCGCGGCAAGCGCCTGAATGGCGCCGCCGGCTGTGCCGTCGTTCGATGCCACGATAGCGTCGATCTTGTTGTTGTTCGCCGTCAGCGCGTCTTCGGTGATGCGCAGCGCGGTCGCGGCGCTCCATTCCGGCACCCATTGCTGACCGACGACCTTGATGTCACCGCGATCGATGGCCGGCTTCAGAATCTTCATCTGACCTTCACGCAACATCTTCGCGTTGTTGTCGGTCGGTGCGCCACCCAGCAAAAAGTAATTGCCCTTGGGCTGCGCGTTGAAGACCCCTTGCGCCTGCATTTCGCCGACTTTTTCGTTGTCGAAGGAAATGTAGGCATCGACATCTGCATCGAGAATCAAGCGGTCATAAGACACGATCTTGATACCCGCCTTGTGCGCTTCGGCAACTACATTGCCGAGCGTCTTCGAATTGAAAGGCACGATCACGATGACATCGACTCCGCGCGAGATCAGATTTTCGATCTGCGAGATCTGGCGCGCCTCGCTGGCATCGGCGGATTGCACCGAGACCTTCGCGCCCAGCTTGGTCGCTGCTGCAACGAAATAGTCGCGGTCGCGTGACCAACGCTCGACCCGCAAGTCATCGATACAAAAGCCGATCTCGGGTTTGTCCTTACTGGCATGCGCAAGCGATGGAATCAGGGATACGCTGGCGAACATCGCACCGCACGCGAACGTGGCCAGAATTGAACGGCGCATTGCAGACTTCCGCATTGCAGACTTCATGTCTCACTCCTTTTTTATGGTTGACTAGCCGATGCATCCCCTGCGTAGCCGGTCACGGCCACGCATGTGCGAGAGAAAGAGACGTCGGCGGAATCTACTGCGTGCGCCGCGAATTCGTGTTCACGGTCGTCGTTTTACGAAAGCTTGTGTCTTTGGATTTTTGCTTAGCCTGGCCTTTATGCGCATCTGGCGCAATTGCGAAATCAGCCGGGCGCTTTAACGTTTTTCCTTGAGGCTTTCAGACTTGAACGTCAGCCGTAAATCGCCCGGTTGACGATGTTCTCCAGATACTCCTGTTGCCCGCTCACATGCTGAGGGTTAACGCGGCGTCCGAGTGCGTCAATGGCAAGCGATTCAAGAGAGTAACCGCCCGAGAGAATCTTGCGGCCGAATTCCGTATCCCAGCCTTCATAACGGTGCTTCTTGAATTCCTCCAGCTTGTCGTTTTCAATCAGTATGGCCGCTCGTTCCAGGGCAATCGCAATGACATCGATAGCGCCAATATGGCCGTAGAACAAGTCCTCGGGGGCAACGCTCTGGCGCCGCACTTTTGCATCGAAATTCATGCCGCCTGTGCTAAAGCCGCCGTGCTTCAGGATCTCATAGAGCGCAAGCGTCAACTCTTCAACGCTATTCGGAAACTGATCGGTGTCCCAGCCGTTTTGCGGGTCGCCGCGGTTTGCATCGACACTGCCGAAGATGCCGAGCGCATAAGCCGTCGCGATCTCATGGTGAAATGAATGACCCGCGAGCGTTGCGTGATTTGCTTCTATGTTCACGCGGATTTCATTTTGCAAACCGAACTGCGTGAGAAACCCGTGGACGGTGGCGACATCGTAATCGTATTGATGTTTGGTCGGCTCCTGCGGCTTCGGTTCGATCAGCAGAGCGCCCTTGAAGCCGGTCTTGTGCTTGTGCTCCACGACTATGTTGAGAAAGCGACCGAGCTGGTCGCGTTCGCGCTTGAGGTCGGTGTTCAGCAGCGTGTCATAACCTTCGCGCCCGCCCCACAGCACATAGTTCTCGCCACCCAGACGATGCGTCGCTTCCAGCGCCTGGAAAACCTGCGTGGCCGCAAAAGCAAACACTTCGGGATTCGGACTGGTTGCGGCGCCCGCAGCATAACGCGGATGCGAAAAGAGGTTTGCCGTGCCCCACAGCAGCTTGATACCCGTCTCTTCCTGCTTGGCCGCAAGATAGTCGGTCACGCCTTTGAAGTTGTTGACGTAGTGCTTGATGCTGTCGCCTTCGGGGGCGACGTCGGTATCGTGGAAGGTGTAGTACGGCGCGCCGAGTTTTTCGAAAAACTCGAAGGCGGCGTCGGCCTTCAGATGCGCACGTTCTATGGCGTCGCCGGGTTGCTGCCACGGCCGGTGAAACGTGCCCTGCCCGAACATGTCCACGCCCGGCCACACAAAGGAATGCCAGTAGCAGACGGCGAGCCGCAAGTGATCTTCCATGCGTTTGCCGAGCACCAGCTTGTCGCGGTCGTAGTGACGGAAGGCAAACAGGTTGTCGGACTCAGGGCCTTCATAGCGCACGGCCGGCAGGTGTTCGAAATACGACATGGGCGTCTCCGTCTTTTAATGTGACGCCATGCTGCCAGCTTGGTCCGCCTCGGGGCAATTGCGAAATCCGCCAGCGCGCATGGTGATTCTTGGGCTAAGTGGAAATCAGGCTGGCGGCAGACCTGTCACGAGGCCTAGAATCAGCAAACGCTAAAAAGCGGCGAGAACAAAACACAGAGGCGCATATTGCGCCGCAACGGAGATGACGGGCATCTCGCTGCAATGCGGCGCGAGACCCGTCCGGAGCTCGATGACACGACCCCAGACCGCTCAGGCTTCGCACAGGATCGCACTGCTGTTCAACGCGAACAAGGTGTATGACCGCGAGGTGATCACGGGCATTGGCAACTACCTGCTCTCTACGCGCGTTGCGTGGGACCTGTTCCTGGAGGAGGATTTCCGCTGCCGGCTTAACGGGATTGAACGCTTTGAAGGCGACGGCATCATCGCGGACTTCGACGATCCCGCCGTGGCCGAAGCGCTCGGCGATTCGCAGTTGCCCGTGGTTGCAGTGGGTTCATCGTATGCGGACTGCGCATGTTATCCGGCCAACCTGCCCTACATTGCCACCGATAACGCCAAGCTCATGTCATTGGCGTACACCCATCTGATAGGCGCGGGCCTGCAGCGTTTCGCGCTCTATAGCCTGCCAGAGTCGCTCGAGAACCGCTGGGCGCAGGAACGCGAATTGGCATTCAAGGCGCTGCTTGCGGCGGATGGACTTGAAGCCGATATTCATCGCGGATTGCCGACCAGCGCGCCGGTCTGGAGTCAGGCAAGTGCGCAACTGACATCGTGGCTGGAGAGTCTGCCGAAGCCCGTTGGTGTAATCGCCGTCACCGATGCCCGCGCGCGTCACTTGCTTCAGGCGTGCCTTATTTCGGGCATACCCGTGCCTGAACAGGTTGCGATCATCGGCATAGACAACGATCCGTTGACGCGCTCGCTTACACGCATACCGCTTTCTTCAGTCATTCAGGGTACCGAGGAAATGGGCCGAACCGCCGCGCATCTGCTTCATCAGATGCTGGGCGGTGCCCGATTCCATGGCAGACGGATTCTCGTGCCGCCTGTCGGCATCAACGTGCTTGAATCGACACGCCATCAACCGGTTTCGAGCCCCTATGTCATGCGTGCTCGCCACTACATCCGGCAGTACGCGTGCCAGGGCATCAAGACCGAACAGGTGGCCGATTATGTTGGCGTATCGCGCTCCTCGCTTGAGGATTATTTCCGGCGTGAACTCGGGCATACGGTGCATCAGGAGATCCTTAACCACAAGCTCGATGTCGCGAAGCAGCTTCTCGCGCGCCACGACCTTTCCAGCGCGGAAGTCGCCATCCGATGTGGCTTTACGTCGTTGCAATACATGTACGCCGTATTCCGGCGCGAGCTCGACTGCACGCCGCGCGAGTATCAGGAGCGGCTGCCCGTCGCGCCATGCGGCCAGCCCGGCTGATCCCTCTTTCATGAACCTCGCTGCCATGCCTACCATCGCCCGAACAGGCTCTGTCCGCGTAAGCGCCGAACGCTGGGGTGCGCTGCCCGGCGGCGATGTCGCCCGGCTGTTCACGCTGCGCAATGCGCACGGCATGCGCGTGGCGATCAGTGACCTGGGCGCGACGCTGGTTTCATGGAACGCGCCCGACCGCGCAGGCCGCGTGGCGGACGTGCTGCTGGGCCACGACACCCCCGCCGAATACTTCGCCGGCCATGCGTATCTTGGCGGCGTGATCGGACGCTGGGCGAACCGCATCGAGAACGCGCGCTTCGCGCTTGGCGGCGTGGCCTATTCGCTCGATCGCAACGAAGGCGGCAACCTGCTGCATGGTGGCGCGGCGGGGTTTCACCGGGCGTTATGGGACGCGCAGGAAGTCGATGGCGGTATCGAACTCACACATGAATCGCCGGAAGGTGAAGCGGGATTCCCCGGAGCGGTATCGACCAAGTTGCGCTATACGCTGGACGACGACGGCACGCTCACGCTCGCATACGAAGCGGTGTCCGACGCGCCGACGCCCGTCAACCTCACGAACCACGCGTGCTTCAATCTCTCGGGCGACGACACAGCCGATATCCGCGGCCATGTCATCTCCATAGACGCCGATACCTTTTTTGAAGTCGATGCCGCCCTGATCCCTGAGGGCCGCGCCGAAGTCGCGGGCCACGCGTTTGATTTTCGCGCGAGCGCCCCGCTGGGTGCACGGCTCGACTGGCCGCACGATCAGTTGTCGCGCGCAGGTGGTTTTGATCATTGTTATGTAGTGGGCGAACGCGGTGATTCACACAGGCCCGTGGTGCGCCTTTACGACCCGGGCAGCGGCCGCGAACTGACCATGGGCACGAATGCACCCGGCGTGCAGTTCTATACGGGCAATCATCTCGATGGCATCGTCGGACGGCATGGCCGGCGCTACGGCAAACACGCCGGCCTGTGCCTGCAGGCGGGCGCGTTTCCGAACCAGGTCAACATGCCGGATGCCGGCAGTGTGATCGTGAGCCCTGGCGAAACGTACAGGCAGGTCACCTGGTATCGCGTGGGCGTGCGGCATGGCGCGTGAATGCCTGCGTGCCTATTTCACGACGATCATCCCCGTCATATGCGGGTGCAAGGAACAGAAGTACTTATACGTACCGGGCTTGACGAACACCTGAGAGAATTTCTCGCCGGAGTCGAGCGGCGGTGACTTGAACGTGCGCGGCTTGGCATCGTTGACGATGGTATGAGGGATATCGTCACGGTTTTCCCACGTCACGGTCGCTCCGGCCGCCACCGACAACTGCGCGGGACTGAACGAAAAATTATCGATGACGACCGCGGCCGTGGGTCCTACATCGGCAAATGCAGGACCCGTTGCACCGCTGGTTGCGATAAGCAGCGTTGCAATCCGTACCACCCGTAGAGTAGAAAGAAGGTTCATACGCTCAACCTCGTGTCGACGACGGCAAGTTCCATGTGACCTGGCACGTAATTCACGGACCGAACGCCGAGCAAGGTGCGCAGCGTGTCGGCAGGAACTTTCATTGGACCGGGGCCTGCCGCCGTCCCCGGCACAGGTTGCGGAAAGGCTGTTGACATTGCCGAGTAGAAGCTGATGTCGCCCTCCACCTTCTGCGCCACCTGATGCACGTGGCCGTTCAGAACCGTCACAGACCCGAAGCGTTTCATCATGCTCAATGCTTGCGCACTGTCATCGGTGCCCCATCCCCATTGCGGATACAACGACCACAGCGGGATGTGCGCAAACACGACAAGCGGCGTGCTGATCGAACGGCGCGCCAGGTCTTGTTTCAGCCATGCAAGTTGTTCATCGCCGAGATAACCCAGGCCGCCGCCGCGCATGTTCAGCACATTCGTCAAACCGATAAAATGAACCCCGCCCTGGTCGAAGCTGTACCATTTTTTATCGGCGGGCTTCGAGAAGCGTTCGAAATACGCATTGCCGTCGTCGACCAGTACGTCGTGTTCGCCAGGCACGTAGTGGACATCGAGTCCCGCGCTGCCGATGATTTGCGCGGCCGTATCAAACTCGCCCGGCTTTGACAGATGGCTGATGTCGCCGGTATGGATCATGAATGCAGGTTTCTGGTTCGACGCGCGGATCGTGTCGACGGCTTCCTGAAGCGTGCTCGCCGGATCGAGATTCGGGTCCTTGCTGAAGCCTATGTGACTGTCGCTGACCTGCACGAAGCTGAACGCGTGACGGTCGACCTGGGCTGCTTGCGCCGTGCCGCCCAAAAGCCTCGAGCCGGGGACGCCACCGCTGAGCGTCCATAGCATGCCGGCGCCGGCCCACGCCATGCAGCTCAGCGCGGTGCGCCTTTTGGCGCCATGTTCGCCGAGTGTTTCGGGCTCCGCTGTATCTTTCGTGATGTCAGGCATGACGGGTTCCTTGTAGTGTTGGAAATGGGTTTGATTGCCCCATGCTCATCGAACTGCAATACGCCCTGCCTTATTCCAGGTTTATTTTTTCCGCAAACTCGCGTAACGGGGAATAAATCGATGCCAGCGCCGGTAAGTTAGATTGAGTGCTTGCGTCCTTTCGCAGCTGGAGTAGTCAGGAGAACACCGATGGGGAAGTCCCCGCCGAATCGCTTCGATCAGGTGATGCTGCCGCATCTAGACGCGGCGTATAACCTCGCCCGCTGGTTGAGCGGCAGCGCGACCGAAGCTGACGACGTCGTGCAGGAAGCTTTCCTGCGGGCTTTCCGTTTCTTCGATGGCTATACCGGTGACAACCCGCGCGCATGGCTGCTCGCGATCGTGCGTAATACGTGGTTCACGGAGTGGCGCAAGCATCATCATCAGGCGGACTCCACGCCCTACGACGACTCGCTGCAAGTCGATGAACAGCTTCCCGGCTGGTCCGACGAAAGCGGCGACGACCCCGAGAAGATGGCGGTGCGACAGGACGAGACGGATCTCGTGCATCGCGCGCTTGCCATGTTGCCGGTGGAATTTCGTGAGGTGATCGTGCTGCGTGAACTGGAGGACATGAGTTACAAGGACGTGGCGCAGGTTGCGGGCATTCCTATTGGCACGGTCATGTCGCGGCTCTCGCGCGCGCGGCGACTGTTGTGCAGTGCAGTGCGCATAGCGCAAGGCAATCCGGAACACCCTGCCATTCGTCTGGTGAAAACACCGCCTGCCGGCGCCGAGGAGTCCAAGCGTGGAAACTGAAAACAACGTGTCACTCGCCGAGAAGCTGCGCGATGGATCGCTGTACGAACGTGCGCCTTCGTCGCTGCACGCTCAGGTGCGCGCGCGGCTCAACGAACAACACGAAAAGAAGCGGTGGTTCTCGTTGAACTGGCCGATGCGCTCCGCGGGCTTGCTGTTTGCCGGCGGGGGTATCACCGGGATCTGCGCATGCGCGCTGGTGTTCTTCTCGATGATGTTCTTTCAACGTCCCGGTGGAACGAACGGGATCGAACAGGAGATCGTTGCGAGTCACGTGCGGGCGCTGATGTCAGCGCGGACCATGGATGTGCTTTCAAGCGACCAGCATACGGTGAAGCCGTGGTTCAACGGGCGCATTGATTACGCACCTCCTGTGGTCGACCCACAAGCGCAAGGATTTCCATTGGTTGGTGGAAGACTTGACTATGTGGACCATCGGCCGGTGGCTGTCATGATTTATCACTACCTCAAACACCCTATCGATCTCTATGTTTTCCCTGATACCGCAGGTCATGCAGCGGTGCCTGCAGCCATGACCACCGAGACGAGTGAAGGGTATTCACTGATCAAGTGGCGGCAGAACGGGATGGTGTTCTGGGCAATCACAGACGCTTCGCCTGTTTATTTGAAGCGCTTTGCCGACGCCGTGGTTGCCGGTTTGCAATGAGGTCATGGGTCGCGCCCAAGCCCGGCTTGGACCTCGTTTTTCATCATACGGTTCTCTCTGCTCCCGAGCATCTTCAACGGGTCATTCATCTGATATTCGCGATTTGAAAACCTCGTTCGCACCGGCGAGCTAAGCCCTTTTTAAGCAGGCAGAATCATCGCCTGGTCGGGCGCTTTTCTTGCTGATTGGGGACACCACACGCCGCTTCGTCATGCTGATCAGAAACGAGTAACTCGTGCGAAAACGATGCGGGTATCACGTGCTGTGGTGTCCATCTGCCACGGGAGAACCGCCGTGAAATCTCTGCACTCCAAATTCGCTGTTTACGCAGTCTGTCAGCGTCGTCTGTTCGAGAGTTGTGCAGGATTGCTGATCGCGGTATGCCTCGGTTCATGTGGCGGCGGTTCAGGCGGCAGTCCTTCCACGTCTGCCAGTGCGGGGGGTGCCAGCGGCGCCAGCGGTGCCAGCGGAACCGCCGCAAGTCCAGGCACGAGCTCGGCGCCATCCGCGACCACACCCGCCGTGACACCCGCCACCCCCGCCACGCCCAGCACGCCCGCGTCCAGCGGCACGAACTCCGGTTCGACGACCACCACGCCAACGCCCGTCCCCTCCTTTGCAACCGACGTGCTGATGCATCACAACGACCTCGCGCGAACCGGTCAGATGCTGGCGGAAACAACGCTCACGCTCGCTAATGTCAATTCGGCAACGTTCGGCAAACTGCGCTTCCTTCCCGCTGACGGCAAGGTCGATGGCCAGCCGCTCTTCGTCACCAGCCTGACGATAGGCGCAGCGACGCATAACGTCGTCTACGTGGTCACTGAGCACGACAGCGTCTATGCCTATGACGCCGACAACGGTGCCGCACTGTGGCAAAAATCGCTGGCCGGCGCTGGAGAAACGCCGAGCCTCGATACCGGTTGCCAGGACCTCACGCCCGAAATCGGGATTACGGCCACGCCGGTCATCGACCGGTCGCGCGGTGCGAACGGCGCGCTCTATGCCGTTGCCATGAGCACGGACGCGAGCGGCAACGTTCATCACCGCCTGCATGCGATCGACCTTGCGACCGGTGCGGAGTTGTTCGGAGGCCCAACTGAAATTTCTGCAACCTATCCAGGCAACGGCGCAGAAGGCGTCAACGGAGTTCTGACTTTCAATCCGGCCCTGCACACGGTGCGTGCGGCGCTGACGCTCGTCAACGGCAACATCTACATGGGGTGGACAGCGCACTGCATGTCAGGCAACTACAATGGCTGGCTGATGACCTACAGCGCGGCTACGCTCAAGCAAACCGGCGCGCTTCCCGTGACGCCCAACGGCAGCCAGGGATCGATCTGGATGGCGGGTTCGGGCATAGCGTCGGACGGGACATCGATTTATTTCATCGATGGCAACGGCACCTTCGGCACGAATCTGAACGCGCAGGGTTTCCCGGCAGACGGTGATCTCGGCGATGCGTTCATCAAGCTGTCCGCAACCGCCACGCCGGCCGTCACCGATTACTTCGCCATGTCCGACGTCGTGGCACAAGCTGCCGCAGACAATGATTTCGGCTCGGGCGGCGCTATGCTGCTGCCCGATCAAACCACTGCGAACGGGACGGTCAAGCATCTGGCTGTAGGCGCGGGCAAGGACAACAACATCTACGTGGTCGATCGAGACAACATGGGCAAGTTCAGCCCGACGTCGAACAACATCTGGCAAACGCTGACCGGGGTCCTGGCCGGTGGTATCTGGGGGTCGCCTGCGTACTACAACAACGTGGTCTATTACGGCGGACAGACCGATGCGCTCAAGGCGCTGCCTGTCACTAACGCACTGCTCGCCACCGCGGCGTCCTCGCGGAGCCCGACGCAGTTTCCTTATCCCGGCGCAACGCCCGCCATCTCGGCGAACGGCGCCAGCAACGGTATTGTGTGGGCGGCGGAAAATGGCACGGTCGCAGCGCTGCACGCCTACGACGCCACCAACCTCGCGCATGAGTTATACAACAGCAATCAGGCCGGCGCGCGCGATCAGTTCGGCGCTGGCAACAAGTTCATCACGCCGATGATCGCAGCCGGGAAGGTCTATGTCGGCGCGACGAATGGGGTCGCCGTGTTCGGGTTGCTGAAATGAGATGACGCGCTGACGCTGCGCGCAAGCTGAGTTGCTGCCCGCATTGCTAGCTGATCAGCACTTCATCGCTATAAGGCCCGGCCACGCTCGTCTGATTCCGGCCTGAGGCCTTCGCGCGATAAGCAGCGCGGTCAGCCGCCCTGATCAACGCGAGCGCATCGGCGATATCGTCTGCCTGCGTCGATGCAACCCCGATGCTCACCGTAATCATGCCGTGCTCGCTGCCCGTATGTTCAATCGAAAGCGCGTGCACGGCGCAATGAATCGCCGCAGCAACGAGCGTCGCGCCCTTGCTGTCCGTTTCCGGCAGCACCACGACAAACTCTTCCCCGCCGAAACGCGCGGTGATATCGCCAGGACGCTGGCTGCTTTTCGC containing:
- a CDS encoding pyrrolo-quinoline quinone, with translation MRVSRAVVSICHGRTAVKSLHSKFAVYAVCQRRLFESCAGLLIAVCLGSCGGGSGGSPSTSASAGGASGASGASGTAASPGTSSAPSATTPAVTPATPATPSTPASSGTNSGSTTTTPTPVPSFATDVLMHHNDLARTGQMLAETTLTLANVNSATFGKLRFLPADGKVDGQPLFVTSLTIGAATHNVVYVVTEHDSVYAYDADNGAALWQKSLAGAGETPSLDTGCQDLTPEIGITATPVIDRSRGANGALYAVAMSTDASGNVHHRLHAIDLATGAELFGGPTEISATYPGNGAEGVNGVLTFNPALHTVRAALTLVNGNIYMGWTAHCMSGNYNGWLMTYSAATLKQTGALPVTPNGSQGSIWMAGSGIASDGTSIYFIDGNGTFGTNLNAQGFPADGDLGDAFIKLSATATPAVTDYFAMSDVVAQAAADNDFGSGGAMLLPDQTTANGTVKHLAVGAGKDNNIYVVDRDNMGKFSPTSNNIWQTLTGVLAGGIWGSPAYYNNVVYYGGQTDALKALPVTNALLATAASSRSPTQFPYPGATPAISANGASNGIVWAAENGTVAALHAYDATNLAHELYNSNQAGARDQFGAGNKFITPMIAAGKVYVGATNGVAVFGLLK